The following coding sequences lie in one Zingiber officinale cultivar Zhangliang chromosome 2B, Zo_v1.1, whole genome shotgun sequence genomic window:
- the LOC122045866 gene encoding chromatin-remodeling ATPase INO80-like, which translates to MEPRRHHSKNGLSYSSLFNLEPLMTFRVPQGDDDFHSYGDSSQDENRSSQDQEHLYEQCNGERSPGMIRRRQRHDIQFEDLPSSTMRNDTDSNDEIDEDYENGITEEQYRAMLSEHMQRYRTVMPKDSSAGLASTRMGMPGSKRSHGSKRRKFNSEPLVSAEEPIVHEMEISPGYYGADFEADYYVGNRNTLSMESSYLDIGEGITYRIPPTYDKLVSSLNLPNIADIIVEENFLKGPLDLRSLAAVISTYKRFDNYDRGGLGEPQPQYESLQARLSGLPSGNSDKKFTLQICDIGLNAFSIPEGAAGRIRRHIMSDSGTLQVYYVKVLERGDTYEIIERSLPKKLVVKKDPSEIEKEEMEKIGKVWANMVRRDIPKHHKIFTSFHKKQLADAKRFSETCQREVKLKVSRSLRFMRSAAVRTRRLARDMLIFWKKVDKEQAELRKKEERDAAEALKREEELREAKRQQQRLNFLISQTELYSHFMGNKSSTQPAETASVEEEEEAEPQEEKSTISDFEPGEEEDPEEAELKKEALRAAKQAVSQQKKITNEFDNACLKLRQVDTGDQANDSIATGSSNIDLLNPSTMPVSSTVQTPDMFKGHLKEYQLKGLQWLVNCYEQGLNGILADEMGLGKTIQAMAFLAHLAEEKNIWGPFLVVAPASVLNNWADEISRFCPEFRTLPYWGGNQERAVLRKNINAKRLYRKEARFHILITSYQLIIADERFLRRLKWQYMVLDEAQAIKSSHSIRWKTLLSFNCRNRLLLTGTPIQNNMAELWALLHFIMPTLFDSHEQFNEWFSKGIESHAEHGGTLNEHQLNRLHGVLKPFMLRRVKKDVISEMTGKKEITVHCNLSSRQQVFYRAIKNKISLAELFDGSHGHLNEKKIKNLMNIVMQLRKVCNHPELFERNEGSSYFCFAEIPNSLLPSPFGGIDVHYAGNRNPILYKVPKLVHQEMLHNSGAPVPFALHCLNRGSFGRFFDIFSPDSVYHSGVLQHNLLNETSELSGTFGFTRLLNLSPGEVTFLAKCSLLERLLFSVIRCDRQLVEEILDLFMEKEGNDLESTHLDKQNIRTVARMLLLPAKSESSLLRKRFSTGSIDAPYEALVTSHQDRFIMNARLLRAIYAFIPRARSPPIHVQCSDRSFAYQMTEELHHPWMKKLFVGFARTSEFNGPRMPIHSHPLIEEISGSNVIEPVFQLPYRIFGSSPPVRNFDPAKMLTDSGKLQTLDVLLKRLRAENHRVLLFVQMTKMLNILEDYMNYRKYKYFRLDGSSTIMDRRDMVRDFQRRNDIFVFLLSTRAGGLGINLTAADTVIFYESDWNPTLDLQAMDRAHRLGQTKDVSVYRLICKETVDEKILQRASQKNMVQQLVMTGGHVQGDPPPEDVVSFLLDDAQLEQKLKEVPPQMPKERQKKKRLKGIRVDADGDVSLEDLTNGVPVENDLGKSTHNRKRKSSSQKHNPSKLQNTRKTAGYVAEPDERSPSGYEEDHPPDQRPKRAKRPTKSVNENLEPAYNSVANTAVD; encoded by the exons CCATTGATGACCTTTCGTGTTCCACAAGGAGATGATGATTTCCACAGTTACGGGGATAGCAGTCAAGATGAGAACCGAAGTAGCCAAG ACCAAGAGCACCTCTATGAGCAGTGCAATGGAGAAAGGTCACCAGGGATGATAAGGAGGAGACAGAGGCATGATATTCAGTTTGAGGATCTTCCAAGCTCAACCATGAGGAATGATACTGACAGCAATGATGAGATTGATGAAGATTATGAAAATGGAATAACAGAGGAGCAATACAGAGCCATGCTTAGTGAACACATGCAGAGATATAGGACAGTGATGCCTAAAGACTCATCGGCAGGGTTGGCTTCCACACGCATGGGAATGCCAGGTTCTAAGCGAAGTCATGGTAGTAAAAGAAGGAAGTTCAATTCTGAGCCTCTGGTTTCTGCTGAGGAACCAATAGTGCATGAGATGGAAATATCACCCGGATACTATGGAGCTGATTTTGAAGCTGATTATTATGTGGGTAATAGGAACACTTTGTCCATGGAGTCCAGTTATTTGGACATTGGTGAGGGCATCACATATCGAATTCCTCCCACTTATGATAAGCTTGTGAGTTCTCTGAACTTGCCAAACATTGCTGACATTATAGTCGAAGAGAACTTTCTTAAAGGCCCTTTAGATTTGAGGTCTCTAGCAGCCGTGATTTCTACCTATAAGAGGTTTGATAATTATGACCGAGGCGGATTGGGGGAGCCTCAACCACAATATGAATCTCTCCAGGCAAGGTTGAGTGGACTTCCATCTGGAAATTCAGACAAAAAATTCACACTTCAGATATGTGACATTGGTCTGAATGCATTCTCAATACCAGAAGGTGCAGCTGGTAGGATTCGGCGGCACATTATGTCAGATTCTGGTACTTTACAGGTTTATTATGTCAAAGTCTTGGAGAGAGGAGACACCTATGAG ATTATTGAACGAAGTTTACCGAAGAAGCTAGTAGTGAAGAAAGATCCGTCTGAAATTGAGaaggaagagatggagaagatAGGGAAAGTTTGGGCTAATATGGTTAGAAGAGATATTCCAAAGCATCATAAGATATTTACAAGTTTCCACAAGAAACAACTTGCAGATGCTAAACGCTTTTCAGAGACTTGTCAGAGAGAG GTAAAGTTGAAGGTCAGTAGGTCACTCAGATTTATGAGAAGTGCGGCAGTTCGCACTAGAAGGCTAGCCAGAGACATGTTGATATTCTGGAAAAAAGTAGATAAGGAACAG GCTGAattaaggaagaaagaagaaagagatgCTGCTGAAGCTTTGAAGCGTGAGGAAGAACTTCGCGAAGCTAAGAGACAACAGCAGAGGCTTAACTTTCTCATATCACAGACTGAACTATACAGTCATTTCATGGGGAACAAGTCTTCGACACAACCTGCTGAAACTGCATctgttgaagaagaagaagaagctgaacctcaagaagaaaaatcaactatttctGATTTCGAACCAGGGGAGGAAGAGGATCCAGAGGAAGCTGAACTAAAAAAGGAAGCTCTCAGGGCTGCTAAACAGGCAGTCTCTCAGCAGAAAAAGATAACAAATGAATTTGACAATGCTTGTTTAAAACTTCGACAAGTTGACACTGGGGATCAAGCAAATGACTCTATTGCTACAGGGTCCAGTAACATAGACCTCCTGAACCC CTCTACAATGCCTGTATCATCAACAGTGCAAACACCAGATATGTTTAAAGGGCATCTTAAAGAATATCAGTTAAAGGGATTACAATGGCTAGTTAACTGTTATGAGCAG GGTTTGAATGGAATTCTTGCTGATGAAATGGGGCTCGGAAAGACAATTCAAGCTATGGCCTTCTTAGCTCATTTAGCTGAG GAAAAAAATATTTGGGGTCCTTTTCTGGTGGTTGCACCAGCCTCTGTCTTGAATAATTGGGCTGATGAAATCAGTAGGTTTTGCCCTGAATTTAGAACACTTCCATACTGGGGTGGAAATCAAGAGAGAGCAGTACTTAGGAAAAACATCAACGCAAAGCGTTTGTACAGAAA GGAGGCAAGATTCCACATACTAATTACCAGTTACCAGTTGATTATAGCTGATGAAAGGTTTTTGCGGCGTTTGAAATGGCAGTATATGGTTTTAGATGAAGCTCAGGCAATAAAAAGTTCACATAG TATTCGTTGGAAGACATTACTCAGCTTTAACTGTAGAAATCGCTTGCTTCTGACTGGGACACCTATACAGAATAACATGGCCGAGCTGTGGGCTCTTCTCCATTTTATCATGCCTACTTTATTTGACAGCCACGAACAATTTAATGAGTGGTTCTCTAAAGG CATCGAGAGCCATGCAGAGCATGGAGGCACCCTGAATGAGCATCAGCTCAACAGACTG catggagttTTGAAGCCTTTCATGTTGAGACGTGTAAAGAAAGATGTTATATCAGAGATGACAGGGAAGAAAGAAATCACAGTTCACTGTAACTTGAGTTCTCGACAGCAGGTCTTTTATCGTGCTATAAAAAACAAGATATCACTTGCTGAACTTTTTGATGGTAGCCATGGCCATCTGaatgagaagaaaataaagaacTTGATGAATATTGTTATGCAATTACGGAAG GTGTGTAACCATCCAGAGTTGTTTGAACGTAATGAAGGAAGCTCATATTTTTGCTTTGCAGAGATACCAAATTCACTTCTTCCATCTCCATTTGGAGGAATCGATGTACATTATGCGGGAAACAGGAATCCCATATTGTATAAG GTGCCAAAACTGGTCCATCAAGAAATGCTCCATAATTCTGGAGCACCTGTTCCTTTTGCTCTACACTGTCTTAACCGTGGAAGTTTTGGCCGATTTTTTGATATATTTTCTCCAGATAGTGTTTATCATTCTGGAGTGTTACAACATAACCTCTTAAATGAGACTTCTGAACTTAGTGGAACTTTTGGGTTTACACGACTGCTGAATTTATCACCAGGTGAAGTTACCTTCTTAGCCAAGTGTTCACTACTCGAGCGGTTGTTGTTTTCTGTAATAAGGTGTGATAGGCAGTTGGTCGAGGaaatcttagacttgtttatggAAAAAGAAGGCAATGATCTCGAAAGCACTCACCTGGATAAACAAAATATTCGAACTGTTGCACGGATGTTGTTGTTACCAGCAAAATCTGAATCAAGCTTACTTAGAAAAAGGTTTTCAACTGGTTCTATTGATGCTCCATATGAGGCTTTGGTTACTTCCCATCAAGATCGGTTTATAATGAATGCCAGGCTTTTGCGTGCTATATATGCATTTATTCCACGGGCCAGATCTCCACCT ATACATGTTCAATGCTCTGACAGAAGCTTTGCCTACCAAATGACCGAGGAGCTTCATCACCCTTGGATGAAGAAATTGTTTGTTGGATTTGCTCGGACCTCTGAATTTAATGGTCCTAGAATGCCTATTCATTCTCACCCTTTGATAGAAGAGATTTCAGGGTCAAATGTCATTGAGCCCGTTTTTCAGCTCCCTTATAGGATTTTTGGTTCTTCTCCACCCGTGCGAAACTTTGATCCTGCTAAAATGCTTACG GACTCTGGGAAACTTCAAACTCTGGACGTGCTATTGAAACGTCTGCGGGCTGAAAATCATCGTGTTCTTTTATTTGTGCAGATGACAAAAATGTTAAATATACTTGAG GATTATATGAACTACAGGAAATACAAGTACTTCCGATTAGATGGATCATCTACTATTATGGACCGTCGTGACATGGTGAGGGATTTTCAGCGTAG GAATGATATATTTGTTTTTCTGCTGAGTACGAGGGCTGGAGGTCTTGGTATTAATCTAACTGCTGCTGATACTGTGATCTTCTATGAGAGTGACTGGAATCCAACATTGGACTTGCAAGCGATGGATAGGGCACATCGATTGGGACAAACAAAGGAC GTTTCTGTGTATAGATTGATTTGCAAAGAAACAGTCGACGAAAAAATTTTACAGAGAGCGAGCCAAAAGAATATGGTGCAGCAGTTGGTCATGACAGGTGGCCATGTTCAGGGTGATCCTCCGCCCGAGGATGTAGTTTCCTTTCTCCTTGACGATGCACAATTGGAGCAGAAGTTGAAAGAAGTACCGCCACAGATG CCTAAGGAACGACAGAAGAAAAAACGATTGAAAGGGATAAGAGTAGACGCAGATGGTGATGTATCTCTGGAAGACTTGACAAATGGTGTTCCAGTGGAAAATGATTTGGGAAAAAGTACACATAACAGAAAG AGGAAATCGAGTTCCCAGAAGCATAATCCTTCAAAGCTGCAGAACACTCGTAAAACAGCAGGTTATGTAGCTGAACCTGATGAACGCAGTCCAAGTGGCTACGAGGAAGATCACCCTCCCGACCAGAGGCCAAAAAGAGCAAAAAGACCGACAAAGAGTGTTAATGAAAACCTTGAACCTGCTTACAACTCTGTAGCCAATACGGCAGTCGACTAG